A genomic window from Glycine soja cultivar W05 chromosome 10, ASM419377v2, whole genome shotgun sequence includes:
- the LOC114369836 gene encoding nuclear transcription factor Y subunit B-10-like codes for MSDAPASPCGGGGGGSHESGEHSPRSNFREQDRFLPIANISRIMKKALPPNGKIAKDAKETVQECVSEFISFVTSEASDKCQREKRKTINGDDLLWAMTTLGFEEYIDPLKVYLAAYREIEGDSKGSAKGGDASAKRDVYQSPNGQVAHQGSFSQGVNYTNS; via the exons ATGTCCGATGCTCCGGCGAGTCCatgcggcggcggcggcggaggCAGCCACGAGAGCGGCGAGCACAGTCCCCGCTCCAATTTCCGCGAGCAGGACCGCTTCCTCCCCATCGCCAACATCAGCCGCATCATGAAGAAAGCGCTTCCTCCCAACGGGAAAATCGCCAAGGACGCCAAGGAAACCGTGCAGGAATGCGTCTCCGAGTTCATCAGCTTCGTCACCAGCGA AGCGAGCGATAAGTGTCagagagagaagaggaagaCCATCAACGGCGACGATTTGCTTTGGGCTATGACCACTTTAGGTTTCGAGGAGTATATTGATCCGCTCAAGGTTTACCTCGCCGCTTACAGAGAG Attgag GGTGATTCAAAGGGTTCGGCCAAGGGTGGAGATGCATCTGCTAAGAGAGATGTTTATCAGAGTCCTAATGGCCAG GTTGCTCATCAAGGTTCTTTCTCACAAGGTGTTAATTATACGAATTCTTAG
- the LOC114372322 gene encoding probable LRR receptor-like serine/threonine-protein kinase At1g67720, with protein MQNRVPFFFLSSFSLVLLLLLQLSSAQMPGFVSLDCGGKENFTDEIGLNWTPDKLMYGEISNISVANETRKQYTTLRHFPADSRKYCYTLDVVSRTRYLLRVSFLYGNFDANNVYPKFDIFIGATHWSTIVISDANTIETRELIFLALSPTVSVCLSNATTGKPFISTVELRQFNGSVYYTYTEEHFYLSVSARINFGADSDAPIRYPDDPFDRIWESDSVKKANYLVDVAAGTRKISTNKSIDVNSDELPPMKVMQTAVVGTNGSLTYRLNLDGFPGFAWAVTYFAEIEDLAENESRKFRLVLPGHADISKAVVNIEENAPGKYRLYEPGYTNLSLPFVLSFRFGKTSDSSRGPLLNAMEINEYLEKNDGSPDGEVISSVLSHYSSADWAQEGGDPCLPVPWSWVRCSSDQQPKIISILLSGKNLTGNIPLDITKLTGLVELRLDGNMLTGPIPDFTGCMDLKIIHLENNQLTGALPTSLTNLPNLRQLYVQNNMLSGTIPSDLLSSDFDLNFTGNTNLHKGSRKKSHLYVIIGSAVGAAVLLVATIISCLVMHKGKTKYYEQRSLVSHPSQSMDSSKSIGPSEAAHCFSFSEIENSTNNFEKKIGSGGFGVVYYGKLKDGKEIAVKVLTSNSYQGKREFSNEVTLLSRIHHRNLVQLLGYCRDEGNSMLIYEFMHNGTLKEHLYGPLTHGRSINWMKRLEIAEDSAKGIEYLHTGCVPAVIHRDLKSSNILLDIQMRAKVSDFGLSKLAVDGASHVSSIVRGTVGYLDPEYYISQQLTDKSDIYSFGVILLELISGQEAISNDSFGANCRNIVQWAKLHIESGDIQGIIDPVLQNNYDLQSMWKIAEKALMCVQPHGHMRPSISEVLKEIQDAIAIEREAEGNSDEPSNSVHSSINMGSLDLVATENYLSIDESIGQPTAR; from the exons ATGCAGAATAGGGtacccttcttcttcttgtctTCTTTCTCACTCGTGCTGCTACTTCTCTTGCAACTTTCTTCTGCTCAGATGCCAG GTTTTGTAAGTTTGGATTGTGGTGGTAAAGAAAATTTCACAGATGAAATTGGTCTTAATTGGACTCCCGATAAACTTATGTATGGAGAAATAAGCAATATATCTGTTGCCAATGAGACACGGAAGCAATACACAACACTACGACATTTTCCTGCTGATTCCAGAAAATACTGCTACACACTTGATGTTGTTAGTAGGACAAGGTACCTACTGAGAGTGTCATTCTTGTATGGGAACTTTGATGCAAACAATGTTTATCCaaaatttgacatttttattGGTGCTACTCATTGGTCGACTATAGTTATATCTGATGCTAACACTATAGAAACGAGAGAGCTTATATTTTTGGCTCTAAGTCCTACAGTCAGTGTATGTTTATCAAATGCAACAACTGGGAAGCCATTCATATCCACGGTTGAACTCCGGCAATTCAATGGTTCAGTTTATTATACGTACACCGAGGAACACTTTTACCTTAGTGTCTCTGCAAGGATAAATTTTGGTGCGGATAGTGATGCCCCAATCAG GTATCCTGATGACCCATTTGATAGAATTTGGGAGTCAGATTCTGTCAAGAAAGCAAATTATCTTGTTGATGTTGCTGCCGGAACAAGGAAAATTTCCACCAACAAATCAATTGATGTTAACAGTGATGAATTGCCACCGATGAAAGTAATGCAGACTGCAGTGGTGGGCACAAACGGATCTCTAACTTACCGTTTGAATTTGGATGGTTTTCCTGGTTTTGCATGGGCAGTTACCTATTTTGCAGAAATTGAAGATTTGGCTGAAAATGAATCCAGAAAATTCAGGCTAGTACTTCCCGGTCATGCGGATATTAGTAAGGCTGTGGTAAATATTGAAGAAAATGCTCCAGGAAAATATCGCCTTTACGAACCAGGATATACCAATTTATCCCTACCCTTTGTTTTGTCCTTTAGATTTGGCAAAACATCTGATTCTTCTAGGGGCCCTCTTCTAAATGCCATGGAGATTAATGAGTATTTGGAGAAAAATGATGGCTCTCCCGATG GAGAAGTGATATCTAGTGTACTTTCACACTACTCCTCAGCTGATTGGGCACAAGAAGGGGGTGACCCGTGTCTACCTGTTCCTTGGTCATGGGTCCGCTGTAGCTCAGATCAACagccaaaaataatttcaat TTTGTTGTCTGGTAAAAACTTGACGGGCAATATTCCTTTGGACATAACCAAATTGACTGGTCTGGTTGAGCT ACGGCTTGATGGTAATATGTTGACTGGTCCAATACCAGATTTCACGGGATGCATGGACTTAAAGATCAT TCATCTTGAGAACAATCAGTTGACAGGTGCACTCCCAACCTCTTTGACGAACCTTCCAAATTTGAGGCAACT GTATGTACAAAATAATATGTTATCCGGAACTATACCATCGGATCTTCTGAGTAGCGATTTCGATTTGAA CTTCACTGGAAACACTAATCTTCATAAAGGTAGCAGAAAAAAGAGTCACTTGTATGTGATTATTGGTTCAGCAGTTGGGGCAGCTGTTCTACTTGTGGCCACTATTATATCGTGCTTGGTTATGCATAAAGGAAAGACAAAATATTACGAACAAA GAAgccttgtttctcacccttctcAAAGTATGGATTCTTCTAAGAGCATTGGTCCTTCTGAAGCTGCACACTGCTTCAGCTTTTCTGAAATTGAAAATTCTACaaataattttgagaaaaaaattggttcTGGAGGTTTTGGAGTTGTTTATTATGGGAAACTGAAAGATGGAAAAGAGATAGCAGTTAAAGTTCTAACCAGCAATTCCTATCAGGGCAAACGGGAGTTCTCCAATGAG GTAACTCTTCTCTCAAGAATACATCACAGAAACTTGGTACAGCTTCTCGGGTATTGCAGAGATGAAGGAAATAGCATGCTTATTTATGAGTTCATGCATAATGGAACTCTCAAGGAACATCTTTACG GCCCATTAACACATGGACGGAGTATCAATTGGATGAAGCGCCTTGAGATTGCAGAAGACTCAGCAAAAG GGATTGAGTATCTTCACACGGGTTGTGTTCCTGCAGTCATCCATCGAGACTTAAAAAGCAGCAACATTCTTCTTGACATACAAATGAGAGCCAAGGTTTCAGATTTTGGACTCTCAAAACTTGCTGTGGATGGAGCCTCCCATGTTTCTAGCATAGTTCGTGGGACAGTAGGATATTTGGATCCTGA GTACTATATTTCCCAGCAGCTTACTGACAAGAGTGATATTTATAGTTTTGGCGTAATTCTTCTTGAACTCATATCTGGTCAAGAAGCAATATCTAATGACAGCTTTGGTGCTAATTGCCGAAACATAGTCCAGTGG GCAAAATTACACATTGAGAGTGGAGATATACAAGGAATTATTGATCCTGTGCTACAAAACAATTATGACCTACAATCAATGTGGAAAATAGCAGAGAAAGCATTGATGTGTGTTCAACCACATGGACATATGCGGCCATCAATTTCAGAAGTTCTGAAGGAGATCCAAGATGCAATTGCGATCGAGAGAGAGGCTGAAGGCAATTCAGATGAGCCAAGCAATTCGGTTCATTCTTCAATCAACATGGGTTCTCTGGATTTGGTTGCAACTGAGAACTACCTCTCAATTGATGAATCCATTGGACAGCCTACTGCACGATAG